A stretch of Colletotrichum lupini chromosome 2, complete sequence DNA encodes these proteins:
- a CDS encoding capsule polysaccharide biosynthesis protein produces MSSPKFQIPPEFESKLRHVEPLDSRSDQEILKSLKCPLPVTSEKNIWAFWDSGLDNLPSWGQRNIINWARLCGPEWAIRVLDDVPDSPNNALNWVKEDQLPEAYIAHKMDGPRVRTGPHSADFLRGICLYQYGGAWVDVGTILVRSIDYLCWKKLEDPNSPYQVSAPWMYSNVVANHFIASRKGDMFIKHWHDVFMEIWKGRNSSDGIFENPLVSFAQNMNADAVEARNFKWNWSAPLPKVLEYIAQIVCWIRVAAVKEPNGGFDGVDYFDKKILLHDSLYEDWPAEAIIGWNGEDLFDLFSVRLDADPESEEYKKAYNVVWTILTTSTMQKVTHAAGMTATNALGTLWDMKENENRDREPGTFAELLRYGSVHFEQNREIEYITPPKADFVLEKGVLEP; encoded by the exons ATGTCTTCACCAAAGTTCCAGATCCCGCCAGAGTTCGAATCAAAACTCCGTCATGTCGAACCTCTCGACTCGCGCTCCGATCAGGAGATTCTCAAATCTTTGAAATGTCCTCTGCCAGTCACTTCAGAAAAGAACATCTGGGCCTTTTGGGATTCTGGCCTCGACAACCTTCCAAGCTGGGGCCAGCGCAACATTATCAACTGGGCTCGACTCTGCGGTCCGGAATGGGCGATTCGCGTTTTGGACGACGTCCCAGACTCTCCAAACAATGCCTTAAACTGGGTCAAGGAAGACCAACTACCCGAGGCCTATATTGCACACAAGATGGATGGGCCCCGTGTGCGGACTGGTCCCCACAGTGCAGACTTCCTTCGCGGTATTTGTCTTTACCAATATGGCGGTGCTTGGGTGGATGTAGGCACCATCCTCGTTCGGTCCATAGACTATCTCTGCTGGAAGAAACTTGAGGACCCAAACAGCCCTTACCAGGTTTCCGCCCCTTGGATGTACTCGAACGTCGTAGCCAACCATTTCATTGCAAGTCGCAAAGGTGACATGTTCATCAAACACTG GCACGATGTTTTCATGGAGATTTGGAAGGGCCGCAACAGCTCCGATGGCATTTTCGAAAACCCTCTCGTCTCCTTCGCACAAAATATGAACGCCGATGCAGTCGAAGCTCGGAACTTCAAATGGAACTGGAGCGCTCCTCTCCCAAAGGTACTGGAGTACATTGCTCAAATCGTGTGCTGGATCAGAGTTGCTGCGGTCAAAGAGCCTAACGGCGGCTTTGATGGCGTCGATTACTTCGACAAGAAAATCCTTCTCCACGACTCGCTGTACGAAGACTGGCCGGCAGAAGCCATCATCGGTTGGAATGGTGAGGACCTCTTCGACCTCTTCTCAGTCCGATTAGATGCCGATCCAGAGTCTGAAGAATACAAGAAGGCTTATAACGTCGTATGGACGATCTTGACTACATCGACTATGCAGAAGGTCACCCACGCCGCAGGCATGACCGCAACCAACGCATTGGGGACTTTGTGGGACATGAAAGAGAATGAGAACAGGGACCGTGAACCTGGAACTTTTGCAGAGTTGCTGCGGTATGGAAGCGTTCATTTTGAACAAAATCGAGAGATTGAGTATATCACGCCGCCGAAGGCTGATTTTGTGTTGGAGAAGGGTGTACTCGAGCCATGA
- a CDS encoding beta-glucosidase — MERTLFASSTVLLPNFRSPKFPQSANQETSWAPESTQDLKLYPYTELFLSRSFQKQISHSLQSLQWDHTSSVRSTWTYLYVLFFISTENEYLRENSSSWRIISSVSLPSRTGSDTAFVRFITFMVASLDVILGNASEAFGSTIRLSKSRYFDLPGYHQKFFRRLVSRVSSLDIASATTSHTHRKRGGDVAVNNKWANHDKVVPLAEAPGYDLDGEVQMTFKPLIHSWHGCVPYAAVDADGAAGAGLKPTGKAGGDCRDFGQTGQTYTRIGKSHDRTGVIYSYYLPKVQGNDEQHKHHWITAVVWLAVDKCPDDIANFSPRGVVYSTNPQGAFDTTHNTNTLFVSWENSATATRPILAYDAGVPLIPSANGPEGALSPPLVAWDRLPAAAKEQLNGIRYEHTRVPFSDANFQVTLDSAYSDTFFTGVGPDGTDCGDDTPSQDEIDPDFGDPIASSTATPEPEATESVPVWIHGPDLRMELADMDAGWNSHNNTWKSKIGKISMTYINRESREILKVFCLRVACSIASSNNGGHISQDGNPIFGTVHLIARCRGSCDRHGSPPRIIVISSRRKDVPFVISDGTASVESLELSAHDPISYTTRISLMASQFEFDESIKGALPADFTWGFATAAAQVEGAWNKDGKGESIWDKFAHTPGKVKDGSTGDDAVRSYDLYKTDVALMKRYGVSGYRFSLSWSRIIPLGGKDDPVNEDGIAYYNRLIDELLANGITPYVTLFHWDTPQALEDRYGGMLDKEKYTPDFVRYARVCFERFGDRVKDWITYNEPGVYTLAGYAAGVHAPARSSFRELNEEGDSSTEPFIVAHTELISHAYVADMYKKEFKPKQKGKIMITLHGNWSEPWDASDPLDVEAAQRAQEFEIAWFADPLYKTGDYPESMRAQLGDRLPRFTPEESKLVLGSSEVYGMNSYSAFYVKHRDGPADINDHKGNIEQFDENKEGVLRGPMSDTYWLRTTPWGWAKLLRWIWNRYHVPIYITENGTTAQGEHDWKPKGPDDILEDPFRVDFFKSYLTEVAKASQEGVVIKSYFGWTFTDNWEWAAGFSDRFGATWIDYESPEKTRYPKRSALFLGDFFNHLISKD, encoded by the exons ATGGAGAGAACATTATTCGCGAGTTCGACCGTGCTTCTTCCCAATTTTAGAAGTCCCAAGTTCCCTCAATCTGCCAACCAGGAAACATCATGGGCTCCAGAGA GCACGCAGGATTTGAAGTTATATCCGTATACGGAGCTGTTTCTCTCACGTTCTTTCCAGAAGCAAATCTCTCACAGCCTA CAAAGCTTGCAGTGGGATCATACGAGttcggtacggagtacatggACGTATCTCTATGTTCTCTTCTTTATTTCAACAGAAAACGAATACCTCCGA GAAAATTCATCGTCATGGCGTATCATCTCATCTGTTTCTCTGCCGTCAAGAACGGGGAGTGATACTGCGTTCGTCCGCTTTATCACATTTATG GTAGCCTCCCTTGACGTGATTCTTGGTAACGCCTCAGAAGCTTTCGGC TCAACTATAAGACTCTCCAAGTCTAGGTACTTTGATCTTCCTGGCTATCACCAAAAGTTCTTCAGACGTCTTGTCTCCCGCG TGTCTTCACTAGACATTGCCAGCGCAACAACTTCACATACACATCGGAAGCGCGGTGGCGACGTTGCGGTAAATAACAAATGGGCGAACCACGACAAAGTCGTCCCCCTTGCGGAAGCTCCTGGCTATGATCTTGATGGCGAGGTCCAGATGACTTTCAAGCCCCTAATTCACTCATGGCACGGATGTGTTCCATACGCAGCGGTCGACGCTGATGGTGCTGCTGG TGCTGGTTTGAAGCCAACAGGTAAAGCCGGCGGCGATTGCCGCGACTTTGGCCAAACTGGTCAGACTTACACGCGAATCGGAAAATCCCATGACCGGACGGGCGTCATCTACAGCTACTATTTACCCAAAGTGCAGGGTAACGACGAGCAGCATAAGCATCACTGGATCACAGCCGTCGTTTGGCTCGCCGTCGATAAGTGTCCCGACGATATTGCAAACTTTTCGCCTCGCGGCGTCGTGTACTCTACGAACCCACAAGGCGCATTCGATACCACACACAACACCAACACCCTGTTCGTCAGCTGGGAGAACTCAGCGACAGCAACACGCCCTATTCTAGCATACGATGCCGGGGTTCCTCTTATCCCTTCTGCAAATGGTCCCGAAGGAGCCTTGAGCCCCCCTCTGGTCGCCTGGGATCGCCTCCCAGCTGCAGCGAAAGAGCAGCTGAATGGCATCCGATATGAGCACACCAGAGTTCCTTTCAGCGACGCCAACTTCCAAGTGACTCTCGACTCGGCTTACAGCGATACCTTCTTCACTGGCGTTGGTCCAGATGGTACGGATTGTGGCGATGATACGCCGTCGCAGGACGAGATTGATCCTGATTTCGGAGACCCAATTGCATCCTCCACTGCGACGCCCGAGCCTGAAGCCACTG AGTCCGTGCCAGTATGGATCCACGGCCCGGATTTGCGGATGGAGCTTGCGGATATGGACGCTGGGTGGAATTCGCAT AATAATACATGGAAATCAAAGATTGGCAAGATTTCGATGACATATATCAATAGGGAAAGTCGAGAAATACTCAAGGTCTTCTGTCTTCGGGTGGCTTGTTCAATTGCAAGTTCGAATAACGGCGGCCACATCTCTCAAGA TGGGAACCCCATTTTTGGGACCGTTCATCTGATCGCCCGCTGTCGGGGGAGCTGTGACCGACATGGTTCCCCTCCACGAATCATTGTCATCTCATCCCGCCGCAAGGATGTCCCTTTTGTGATTTCCGACGGCACTGCATCTGTAGAATCATTGGAGCTATCAGCACATGATC CAATCTCATACACCACCCGAATATCATTAATGGCTTCCCAATTCGAGTTTGACGAGTCCATCAAGGGCGCTCTGCCCGCCGACTTCACCTGGGGCTTTGCCACGGCCGCTGCTCAAGTTGAGGGTGCCTGGAACAAGGATGGCAAGGGCGAGTCTATCTGGGACAAATTTGCGCATACTCCAGGAAAGGTGAAAGATGGAAGCACAGGCGACGATGCTGTGCGCTCCTACGACCTCTACAAGACAGACGTCGCACTCATGAAGAGATACGGCGTCAGCGGCTATcgcttctctctctcatgGTCGCGCATTATTCCACTCGGCGGCAAAGACGACCCCGTCAACGAAGACGGCATCGCATACTACAACCGCCTGATTGATGAGTTACTCGCCAACGGTATCACCCCGTACGTTACGCTCTTCCATTGGGACACCCCGCAAGCCCTCGAGGATCGGTATGGTGGTATGTTGGACAAGGAAAAGTACACGCCCGACTTTGTTCGATACGCTCGCGTCTGCTTCGAGCGCTTTGGCGATCGAGTCAAAGACTGGATCACCTACAATGAGCCCGGTGTCTACACCCTCGCGGGCTACGCCGCCGGAGTGCACGCCCCAGCCCGTTCCAGCTTCCGCGAGCTGAATGAAGAGGGCGACTCTTCCACAGAGCCCTTCATCGTCGCGCATACCGAGCTCATCTCCCACGCCTACGTGGCCGACATGTACAAAAAGGAATTCAAGCCAAAACAAAAGGGCAAGATTATGATCACGTTGCACGGAAACTGGTCTGAGCCCTGGGACGCATCGGACCCGCTCGACGTCGAAGCCGCGCAGAGGGCCCAGGAATTCGAGATTGCGTGGTTCGCCGACCCATTGTATAAGACCGGCGACTACCCGGAGTCCATGCGCGCGCAACTCGGCGACAGACTGCCACGGTTCACGCCCGAGGAGAGCAAGCTTGTGCTAGGTAGCTCCGAAGTCTACGGTATGAATTCGTACTCTGCGTTCTACGTCAAGCACCGCGACGGTCCGGCCGACATCAACGACCACAAGGGCAACATTGAGCAGTTTGACGAAAACAAGGAGGGTGTGCTGCGCGGACCGATGAGCGATACCTACTGGTTACGCACGACGCCGTGGGGATGGGCAAAGTTGCTGCGATGGATCTGGAATCGGTACCATGTACCCATCTACATTACGGAAAACGGGACAACGGCGCAAGGCGAGCATGATTGGAAACCCAAGGGCCCTGACGATATTCTCGAGGACCCATTCCGCGTTGACTTCTTCAAAAGTTACCTTACAGAGGTGGCAAAGGCTTCGCAAGAAGGTGTTGTTATCAAGTCCTACTTTGGATGGACGTTTACGGACAACTGGGAGTGGGCGGCAGGGTTCTCGGACAGGTTCGGAGCGACGTGGATCGATTACGAGAGTCCTGAAAAGACGCGCTACCCGAAGAGGTCGGCACTTTTCCTTGGGGACTTCTTCAATCATCTGATTAGCAAAGACTGA
- a CDS encoding subtilase, which produces MVRSSLLLPLLAAASAVQAKAPSPKTVAGAFIVELEDGQDASEFYAEAENDAITRLNLTYSLFKGASIQFKNIDTADQKAAKLGQLASVKNIWPVRTYSIPKPEVVWTGQQGRDYIDLKKRQEGEDTFSTHVMTQVDQLHAKGVSGKGIKVAVIDTGIDYLHPALGGCFGADCLVSYGTDFVGDAYDGFNEHFPDPDPMDCGGHGTHVAGIIAAQSNPFGFTGTAPGVTLGAYKVFGCEGQVSNDVLIAAYNRAYEEGSDIITASIGGPSGWTDEPWAATVSRIVEAGVPCTVSAGNSGDQGIFFASTAASGKHVTAIASFDNVITPAVLIENSFTIAGGESQNFSYTPGEPQNWAGVDLPLWATSTDSTSTAALGCDPYPAGTPDLSGKIVLVRRGTCTFVTKAQNAVNAGAKYVMLYNNAAGAGSVSAAVDGLEAIGMTTPAQAAVWLTALAAGSEVVLHMTDPKEAEQILLNSNNTATGGSVSSFSSWGPNWDGLQKPQFGAVGGNVLSTYPRALGSYAVLSGTSMSCPQTAGIVALIADVRKTLDPATIENLLSAHANPVKFNYGTGPDALLAPVPQQGGGLVQAFDAAYSTVILSHSSLSFNDTDNFIPELNFTIKNTGAESVSYDLSNIGAATAYTFEAAGDLFPAVFPNELSAEYATLAFSEEKVTVPAGGEVTVLVTPTPPTLDAGRLPVWSGFIALNGSDGTSLSLPYQGIAGSLHSHVTLDQALMTTSTSAKAEVYEPVPSNYTFTLPPPGTANETEAVLPALAVNMAFGSSFVRADLVPLTTCPPNITHEVWGIKTLGQPRSFPYLYVSRGVFAVNFDGQLEDGTYAPAGKYKFAIKSLRVFGDATKLEEYDTTETEPFRIVYGAANVTAPARH; this is translated from the exons ATGGTCAGAAGCAGTCTCTTGCTGCCGCTCCTCGCGGCGGCTTCCGCCGTTCAAGCCAAGGCTCCGTCTCCCAAGACCGTCGCTGGTGCCTTCATCGTCGAGTTGGAGGACGGACAG GATGCCTCCGAGTTCTACGCAGAGGCAGAGAACGATGCCATCACTCGTTTGAACCTCACCTACTCTCTTTTCAAGGGCGCGTCCATCCAGTTCAAGAACATCGACACCGCCGACCAGAAGGCCGCCAAGCTCGGTCAGCTCGCTTCGGTCAAGAACATCTGGCCCGTGAGGACCTACAGCATCCCCAAGCCCGAGGTTGTCTGGACCGGTCAGCAGGGCCGCGACTACATCGACCTGAAGAAGCGCCAGGAGGGCGAGGATACCTTCTCGACTCACGTCATGACCCAGGTTGACCAGCTTCACGCCAAGGGAGTCTCCGGAAAGGGCATCAAGGTCGCCGTCATTGACACGGGTATCGACTACCTTCACCCCGCCCTGGGTGGCTGTTTCGGCGCCGACTGCCTCGTCAGCTACGGAACCGACTTCGTCGGTGACGCCTACGATGGCTTCAATGAGCACTTCCCCGACCCCGATCCCATGGATTGCGGTGGTCACGGAACCCACGTTGCTGGTATCATTGCCGCTCAGAGCAACCCCTTTGGATTCACCGGCACTGCTCCCGGTGTGACCCTAGGTGCTTACAAGGTTTTCGGATGCGAGGGCCAGGTCAGCAACGATGTTCTCATTGCTGCTTACAACCGCGCCTACGAGGAGGGCAGCGACATCATCACCGCCTCCATCGGTGGTCCCTCTGGTTGGACTGACGAGCCCTGGGCCGCCACCGTCTCAAGAATCGTTGAGGCTGGTGTCCCTTGCACAGTCTCTGCCGGTAACTCTGGTGACCAGGGTATCTTCTTTGCCTCTACCGCCGCCAGCGGTAAGCACGTCACCGCCATTGCCTCCTTTGACAACGTCATCACCCCGGCTGTTCTCATTGAGAACTCGTTCACTATTGCTGGTGGCGAGTCCCAGAACTTTTCCTACACCCCCGGCGAGCCTCAGAACTGGGCTGGTGTCGACCTCCCCCTCTGGGCCACGAGCACCGACTCTACCTCTACCGCTGCCCTCGGCTGCGACCCTTACCCTGCCGGTACTCCCGACCTCAGCGGTAAGATTGTGCTCGTTCGCAGAGGTACTTGCACGTTCGTCACCAAGGCCCAGAACGCCGTCAACGCTGGTGCCAAGTATGTTATGCTCTACAACAACGCCGCCGGTGCTGGCTCCGTCTCTGCCGCCGTTGATGGTCTTGAGGCTATTGGCATGACCACCCCTGCGCAGGCCGCCGTCTGGCTCACTGCTCTTGCTGCTGGATCCGAGGTTGTCCTTCACATGACCGACCCCAAGGAGGCTGAGCAGATCCTGCTCAACTCCAACAACACCGCCACTGGAGGTTCCGTCTCTAGCTTCAGCTCCTGGGGCCCCAACTGGGACGGTCTCCAGAAGCCTCAGTTCGGTGCTGTCGGTGGTAACGTTCTGTCCACCTACCCCCGAGCTCTGGGTAGCTACGCCGTCCTTTCTGGTACCTCCATGTCTTGCCCCCAAACCGCCGGTATCGTCGCCTTGATCGCCGATGTCCGCAAGACTCTGGACCCCGCCACCATTGAGAACCTTCTCTCTGCCCACGCCAACCCCGTCAAGTTCAACTACGGAACCGGCCCCGACGCGCTTCTTGCCCCTGTTCCCCAGCAGGGTGGTGGTCTCGTTCAGGCTTTTGATGCTGCCTACTCCACTGTCATTCTCAGCCACTCCAGCCTTTCATTCAACGACACTGATAACTTCATCCCCGAGCTCAACTTCACCATCAAGAACACTGGCGCCGAGTCCGTGTCCTATGACCTGAGCAACATCGGTGCTGCCACTGCCTACACCTTCGAGGCTGCAGGAGATCTTTTCCCTGCGGTCTTCCCCAACGAGCTGTCGGCCGAGTACGCCACCCTTGCCTTCAGCGAGGAGAAGGTCACCGTCCCCGCCGGCGGCGAGGTCACCGTCCTGGTCACCCCCACCCCTCCTACTCTTGACGCCGGCCGCCTCCCCGTCTGGTCCGGCTTCATCGCCCTCAACGGATCCGATGGCACCAGCCTCTCCCTCCCCTACCAGGGCATCGCCGGCAGCCTCCACAGCCACGTCACCCTCGACCAGGCCCTCATGACCACCTCCACCAGCGCAAAGGCCGAGGTGTACGAGCCCGTTCCCAGCAACTACACTTTCACCCTGCCTCCCCCTGGCACCGCCAACGAGACTGAGGCCGTCCTTCCCGCCCTCGCTGTCAACATGGCCTTCGGCTCCTCCTTTGTCCGCGCTGACTTGGTTCCCCTGACCACCTGCCCCCCTAACATCACCCACGAGGTCTGGGGCATTAAGACCCTCGGCCAGCCCCGCTCCTTCCCTTACCTGTACGTCTCTCGCGGTGTCTTTGCTGTCAACTTTGACGGCCAGCTCGAAGATGGCACCTACGCCCCTGCTGGCAAGTACAAGTTTGCCATCAAGTCTCTGCGTGTCTTTGGTGACGCGACGAAGCTTGAGGAGTATGATACCACTGAGACTGAGCCGTTCCGCATCGTTTACGGTGCCGCGAACGTGACCGCTCCCGCTAGACACTAG
- a CDS encoding xaa-Pro dipeptidase — MHAEGALNGLIGKYPAKAHALRVAQYIHAKMPYTNGFLFLTGAREEFYDDTDLAIPYRQLRPFMYLTGITTPNCHLIYDIRKAHLTLFVPPIDPEDIIWSGLPLSNEEILGKYDVDSVLSNTELQSSLGFIGSQACQHGAVIFTIGDHQRPSDNFPTETTVDSSLLKEAIDECRVIKDDYEIALMHEANIISSISHRAVIKSFKECRTESEIDGVFLGESTKQGGKVQAYPSIPKDVVVVDAGAEWNCYGADITRTLPISGRFTRESRAIYDIVLDMQQQCIAELKEGVLWDDLHVLAHKVAIDGLLALGILKGDKDEILRERISTAFMSHGLGHFLGMDTHDTGGQCDMTDDNLDPMFKYLRVRRLLPAGCIVTVEPSIRFNEHVIRPLLRDRRLSKFINEKVLNRYWDVGGVSIEDDLLVTESGSMNLTDVPKDPDELEKILSGVAADSWPAFAT, encoded by the exons ATGCATGCGGAGGGGGCCCTCAACGGCCTGATAGGGAAGTATCCCGCCAAGGCACACGCATTACGCGTAGCTCAGTACATCCATGCTAAGATGCCTTACACAAAcggttttctttttcttacgGGGGCCCGAGAGGAATTCTACGATGATACAGACCTAGCGATTCCGTACCGACAGCTGAGGCCCTTCATGTACTTGACTGGTATTACCACTCCCAACTGCCATCTGATCTACGACATCAGAAAGGCTCATTTGACGCTCTTTGTCCCACCCATCGACCCCGAAGATATCATCTGGTCTGGATTGCCCCTATCGAACGAGGAAATCCTTGGCAAGTACGATGTTGACTCTGTGTTGTCCAACACAGAACTCCAATCATCATTAGGCTTCATCGGAAGCCAAGCATGCCAGCACGGGGCTGTAATATTCACCATCGGCGACCACCAGAGGCCTAGTGATAACTTTCCTACGGAAACGACAGTGGACTCGAGCCTACTCAAAGAAGCAATTGACGAGTGCCGAGTGATCAAAGATGATTACGAAATTGCTTTAATGCACGAGGCAAACATCATCAGTTCTATTTCACATCGAGCGGTGATCAAGTCCTTCAAGGAATGCAGAACCGAATCAGAGATTGATGGGGTGTTTCTGGGAGAAAGCACGAAACAGGGAGGAAAGGTTCAAGCCTATCCGAGCATT CCTAAGGATGTGGTCGTAGTGGACGCTGGAGCTGAGTGGAACTGCTATGGCGCCGACATT ACTCGAACTCTTCCTATCTCTGGCAGATTTACCCGCGAATCACGCGCGATCTATGATATCGTGCTGGATATGCAACAACAATGCATTGCAGAATTGAAGGAAGGGGTGTTGTGGGATGATCTGCATGTATTGGCACACAAAGTTGCGATTGATGGTCTCCTAGCCCTTGGGATCTTGAAAGGGGACAAGGATGAGATTCTGAGAGAAAGAATCAGCACTGCTTTCATGTCCCACGGACTTGGCCATTTTCTGGGCATGGACACACATGATACCGGAGGTCAATGCGACATGACTGATGACAATCTCGATCCCATGTTCAAGTACTTGAGAGTCAGAAGACTTCTACCTGCGGGATGCATTGTCACGGTGGAACCAAGC atacgctttaacgaacATGTGATTCGGCCTCTTCTCCGTGATAGAAGACTCTCAAAGTTTATTAACGAAAAGGTATTGAACCGATATTGGGATGTTGGGGGCGTAAG TATCGAAGATGACCTTCTAGTCACGGAGTCTGGCAGCATGAACTTAACAGATGTACCCAAAGATCCAGATGAATTGGAGAAAATCTTGTCAGGAGTGGCTGCAGACTCGTGGCCAGCCTTTGCCACCTAG